In one Spirosoma rigui genomic region, the following are encoded:
- a CDS encoding fatty acid--CoA ligase → MIQTKLIPRTAEAHEPQLLIKNMLAQSLKYEPQREIVYRDLFRMNYVEFNQRVRQLANVLTGLGVQPGDTVAMFDWDSHRYLECFFAVTSMGAILHTVNIRLSPAQILYTVNHAQDKVILIHDDFLPILTAIKDQITTVDKYVLISDKVYVDLNAVGEVPAGFSGEYEALLKGTSAEFDFPDFDENTWATTFYTTGTTGNPKGVYFSHRQLFMHTMGLASYVCGYQAVPFSAKSDVYMPITPMFHVHAWGFPFLATMLSAKQVYAGRYDPEVVLKLLLQEGVTFSHCVPTILNMLVNSPAAQKFKAQLSNWKVIIGGSALTKGLAKGALDLGIQVFQGYGMSETAPIMSLTYLNDLERGLPADEQIEFRTRAGRIAPFLEMRLMNDDGTFAPHDGHALGEIVARGPWLTQGYYQDAERGADLWKGGWLHTGDVASITPDNWVLISDRTKDVIKTGGEWVSSLDMEDALSQLEGVAESAVVGLPDERWGERPHALIVQKPGYALTSAGIKASLQARVDGGDLHKWYVPDRILFVSEIPKTSVGKIDKKRIRSEMNEQIMSAVDA, encoded by the coding sequence ATGATCCAGACAAAGCTGATTCCCCGCACAGCCGAAGCCCACGAGCCGCAATTGCTCATCAAAAATATGCTGGCTCAATCGCTCAAGTACGAGCCACAACGTGAGATTGTCTACCGCGATCTGTTCCGGATGAATTACGTCGAGTTCAACCAGCGGGTGCGGCAACTGGCCAATGTCCTGACGGGGCTTGGTGTGCAGCCGGGCGATACAGTTGCGATGTTTGACTGGGACAGTCACCGCTATTTGGAATGCTTTTTTGCCGTAACGAGTATGGGAGCTATCCTGCATACGGTCAATATCCGGCTCTCGCCCGCCCAGATCCTGTATACGGTAAACCACGCGCAGGATAAGGTGATCCTGATTCATGACGACTTTTTACCCATCCTGACGGCAATTAAAGATCAGATCACGACTGTCGACAAGTATGTACTCATTTCGGATAAGGTTTATGTCGACCTGAACGCCGTTGGCGAGGTACCCGCTGGCTTTTCGGGTGAGTACGAAGCCTTGCTCAAGGGCACGTCGGCGGAGTTCGACTTTCCTGATTTCGACGAAAACACCTGGGCGACGACCTTTTATACGACCGGCACAACGGGCAATCCGAAAGGGGTTTATTTCTCGCACCGGCAGCTGTTCATGCACACGATGGGGCTGGCTTCCTACGTCTGCGGGTATCAGGCAGTTCCTTTCTCGGCGAAATCCGACGTGTATATGCCCATCACGCCCATGTTCCACGTTCACGCCTGGGGGTTTCCTTTTCTGGCAACCATGCTATCCGCCAAACAGGTATATGCCGGTCGCTACGATCCGGAGGTGGTTTTGAAACTACTGTTGCAGGAAGGCGTCACCTTCTCCCACTGCGTGCCAACGATCCTGAACATGCTCGTTAACAGCCCGGCTGCGCAGAAATTCAAGGCCCAGCTAAGCAACTGGAAAGTAATCATCGGCGGCTCAGCGCTGACAAAGGGCCTGGCGAAAGGCGCACTCGACCTGGGTATTCAGGTCTTCCAGGGATACGGCATGTCCGAAACGGCCCCTATTATGTCGCTCACCTACCTGAACGACCTGGAACGAGGATTACCCGCTGATGAACAGATTGAATTCCGAACCCGCGCGGGCCGGATTGCGCCGTTCCTGGAGATGCGGCTTATGAATGACGACGGTACGTTTGCGCCCCACGATGGTCATGCACTGGGCGAGATCGTAGCCCGTGGCCCGTGGTTGACGCAGGGATACTATCAGGACGCCGAACGAGGTGCGGATCTCTGGAAGGGCGGCTGGCTGCACACCGGCGACGTAGCCAGCATTACCCCCGATAACTGGGTACTGATCTCCGACCGAACTAAAGACGTGATCAAAACCGGGGGCGAGTGGGTATCGTCGCTGGATATGGAAGATGCCTTATCGCAACTCGAAGGCGTTGCTGAATCGGCGGTGGTCGGCTTGCCGGATGAGCGCTGGGGCGAGCGACCACATGCCCTGATTGTTCAAAAACCGGGTTACGCACTTACCAGTGCCGGGATAAAAGCCAGCCTTCAAGCGCGGGTAGACGGCGGTGATCTGCATAAATGGTACGTGCCCGACCGGATTTTATTCGTGTCGGAAATCCCCAAAACAAGCGTTGGAAAAATTGACAAGAAACGAATTCGCTCCGAAATGAACGAGCAGATCATGAGTGCCGTCGACGCATAG
- a CDS encoding metallophosphoesterase family protein — MTRIGLLSDTHSYLDPQIFTHFDSCDELWHAGDVGNLAVMEQLKAFRPLRIVCGNIDREASDLPLNARFVLEGVDVWMTHIGGTPPRYNPVVRPELKSNPPMLFVCGHSHILKVTRDPTMQNLLFVNPGAAGKTGFHVMRTAVRFSLDAGRILDMQAIELGKK, encoded by the coding sequence ATGACCCGCATTGGCCTTCTCTCCGATACCCACTCCTATCTGGACCCCCAGATCTTCACCCATTTCGATTCCTGCGACGAACTATGGCACGCGGGTGATGTCGGCAATCTCGCCGTGATGGAGCAGCTGAAAGCGTTTCGTCCCCTCCGGATCGTGTGCGGCAACATCGACCGGGAAGCCAGCGACTTGCCACTCAATGCCCGTTTTGTTCTGGAAGGGGTCGACGTGTGGATGACCCACATTGGCGGTACTCCTCCGCGGTACAACCCCGTCGTCCGACCCGAACTGAAAAGTAACCCGCCTATGCTATTTGTTTGCGGTCATTCGCACATTCTGAAAGTTACGCGGGACCCAACCATGCAAAATCTGCTTTTCGTGAATCCCGGTGCGGCTGGGAAAACCGGTTTTCACGTTATGCGCACGGCGGTTCGCTTCTCGCTCGATGCTGGCCGGATTCTGGACATGCAGGCGATCGAACTGGGCAAGAAATAA
- the ftsH gene encoding ATP-dependent zinc metalloprotease FtsH, whose amino-acid sequence MSENNNRNPLVPRGGPRKPNFQGWIVALLIAAILGITFFNKSSATREITQKRFERMMKDREVSEVVVVNDRVAEITLTQQAAQSPKYRNLFADKPYFGTSHGPHFQFNIASSDSFKKDLDTIQQGIPDNEKIDYRFEQRSDFGNIISTWGFLIVMLLAMYFLLGRMSGAGGPGGQIFNIGKSKAALFDADSKVKITFNDVAGLDEAKEEIKEIVDYLKNPTKFTKLGAKIPKGALLIGPPGTGKTLLAKAVAGEAGVPFFSLSGSDFVEMFVGVGAARVRDLFKQAKEKAPCIIFIDEIDAVGRSRGRGSMPGANDERENTLNSLLVEMDGFATDSGIIILAATNRPDVLDPALQRPGRFDRQISIDKPDVVGREAIFKVHLKPIKLSTDVDPKQLAAQTPGFAGAEIANVCNEAALIAARSDKESVDMKDFQDAMDRVIGGLEKKNKLISPEEKEIVAYHEAGHAVAGWFLEFADPLVKVSIVPRGVAALGYAQYLPREQYLYRTEQLMDEMCMALGGRAAEDIIFGKVSTGALSDLERITKLAYSMVTMYGMNDVIGNVSFYDSKQSDYNFNKPYSEETAKHIDQEVRKIVDEAYVRTRGMLIDHRDALEILAKELLEKEILYQNDLVRLIGKRPFERETVYQAYKNSEEVKEEIGKESKPAETEPSLPL is encoded by the coding sequence ATGTCAGAGAACAACAATAGAAATCCGTTAGTACCCCGGGGGGGGCCACGTAAGCCCAATTTTCAGGGATGGATAGTCGCTTTGCTGATTGCCGCTATTCTTGGCATTACGTTTTTCAACAAAAGCTCCGCTACCCGCGAGATCACGCAGAAGCGTTTTGAGCGGATGATGAAGGACCGGGAGGTCTCGGAAGTGGTCGTTGTTAATGACCGCGTCGCCGAGATCACGCTTACCCAGCAAGCCGCCCAAAGCCCCAAGTACCGTAACCTGTTCGCCGATAAACCTTATTTCGGCACCAGCCACGGCCCTCATTTTCAGTTTAACATTGCCTCCAGCGACTCCTTCAAAAAGGACCTCGATACGATTCAGCAGGGGATACCCGATAATGAAAAGATCGATTACCGGTTTGAACAGCGCAGTGATTTTGGCAACATCATCAGTACCTGGGGTTTCCTCATCGTGATGTTGCTGGCTATGTACTTCCTGCTGGGCCGGATGTCGGGCGCAGGGGGTCCGGGTGGCCAGATTTTCAACATTGGTAAGTCGAAAGCCGCACTGTTCGATGCGGATAGCAAGGTGAAGATCACGTTCAATGATGTGGCTGGCCTTGACGAAGCCAAAGAAGAAATCAAGGAAATCGTTGATTACCTGAAAAACCCAACCAAATTCACCAAGCTGGGTGCCAAAATTCCTAAAGGTGCGCTCCTGATCGGCCCTCCGGGTACCGGTAAAACGCTGCTGGCGAAAGCTGTTGCTGGTGAAGCGGGCGTTCCGTTCTTCTCGCTGTCGGGTTCCGACTTTGTGGAAATGTTTGTGGGGGTAGGCGCGGCCCGTGTCCGTGACCTCTTCAAGCAGGCAAAGGAAAAAGCACCTTGTATCATCTTCATTGATGAGATTGACGCTGTGGGTCGCTCGCGGGGTCGGGGTTCCATGCCCGGTGCCAATGATGAACGCGAAAACACGCTGAACTCCCTGCTGGTAGAGATGGATGGTTTTGCTACCGATTCCGGTATCATTATCCTGGCCGCTACCAACCGTCCCGACGTGCTGGATCCTGCCCTGCAGCGCCCCGGCCGTTTCGACCGCCAGATTAGTATTGACAAACCAGACGTAGTAGGTCGGGAAGCTATCTTCAAAGTACACCTGAAGCCGATCAAACTGTCGACCGACGTTGATCCCAAGCAGCTGGCCGCTCAGACCCCTGGCTTTGCCGGTGCTGAGATTGCCAACGTTTGTAACGAAGCCGCGCTGATTGCCGCCCGGAGCGACAAAGAGTCAGTTGATATGAAGGACTTCCAGGACGCCATGGACCGTGTGATTGGTGGCCTTGAAAAGAAGAACAAACTGATCTCGCCGGAAGAGAAAGAGATCGTTGCCTACCACGAAGCGGGTCACGCTGTTGCGGGCTGGTTCCTGGAGTTTGCCGATCCGCTCGTGAAAGTATCGATCGTGCCGCGTGGAGTCGCTGCTTTGGGCTACGCGCAGTACCTGCCCCGCGAGCAGTATCTATACCGGACGGAGCAACTTATGGACGAAATGTGCATGGCGTTGGGTGGTCGCGCAGCTGAGGATATCATCTTTGGTAAAGTGTCGACCGGTGCTCTGAGTGATCTGGAGCGAATCACCAAGCTGGCTTACAGTATGGTGACCATGTACGGGATGAACGATGTCATTGGCAACGTATCGTTCTACGATTCGAAGCAGTCTGACTATAACTTCAACAAGCCGTACTCGGAAGAAACGGCTAAGCATATCGACCAGGAAGTACGTAAGATCGTCGACGAAGCGTACGTTCGGACCCGGGGAATGCTGATTGATCACCGCGATGCGCTGGAAATTCTGGCAAAAGAGTTGCTGGAAAAAGAGATTCTGTACCAGAACGATCTGGTCCGGCTGATTGGTAAACGTCCGTTCGAACGGGAAACTGTTTACCAGGCTTATAAAAACAGCGAAGAGGTCAAAGAGGAAATCGGCAAAGAGTCGAAGCCCGCTGAAACCGAACCATCGTTGCCTTTATAG
- the rsfS gene encoding ribosome silencing factor has translation MRINKNSEFTAEQIRDFVVRGMQEKKAQDIVVMDLRRVKNAICDYFVLCSGNSDTQIDAISTSIEEEVYKASKQDPWHREGKMNREWILLDYVDVVAHVFKKERRSFYDLEQLWGDAEIHYIEEGTLVPVNQ, from the coding sequence ATGAGAATCAATAAAAATAGTGAGTTCACCGCCGAACAGATTCGTGATTTCGTTGTCCGGGGAATGCAGGAAAAAAAAGCACAGGACATCGTTGTTATGGACCTTCGTCGGGTTAAAAACGCCATCTGCGACTATTTCGTTTTATGTTCGGGTAATTCCGACACGCAGATCGACGCCATTTCAACCTCAATTGAGGAGGAGGTCTACAAAGCCAGCAAGCAGGACCCCTGGCACCGGGAAGGTAAAATGAACCGGGAATGGATTTTGCTCGATTACGTAGATGTTGTTGCCCACGTGTTTAAGAAGGAACGCCGGTCATTCTACGATCTGGAGCAGCTCTGGGGCGATGCTGAAATCCATTATATTGAGGAGGGAACCCTGGTTCCGGTAAATCAATAA
- a CDS encoding biotin--[acetyl-CoA-carboxylase] ligase, with product MYKIYPKTLFAGQIIKYLPSCQSTNDEASDMIAREDPVEGTIVVTDNQTAGRGQRGNVWLAQAGQNLTFSLILKPVFLSATDQFWLNIAISLAIADTLQPLLGDELRVKWPNDIYVGDQKLGGILIENTLHGYTIAWSVVGMGINVNQIDFSYPTATSLQQQAPLPNGYDLPGLLSSYCEYIEQRYLQLRSGQRDVMKADYLRLLYRFQEAHRFESAGRVFTGIIEGIDPAGRLAIAEGGQIRHFGFKEVAFL from the coding sequence TTGTACAAAATCTATCCCAAAACTCTTTTTGCGGGTCAAATAATAAAATACCTGCCAAGCTGTCAGTCAACTAACGACGAAGCGTCCGATATGATTGCCCGGGAGGACCCGGTTGAGGGCACAATTGTCGTAACTGACAACCAGACCGCCGGGCGCGGGCAGCGGGGGAATGTCTGGCTGGCGCAGGCGGGTCAGAATTTGACTTTTTCGTTGATTCTGAAGCCCGTATTTCTGAGCGCTACTGACCAGTTCTGGCTAAATATTGCCATTTCACTCGCCATTGCCGATACACTGCAACCGTTGCTGGGCGACGAACTGCGGGTAAAATGGCCCAACGATATTTATGTGGGCGATCAGAAGTTAGGGGGTATCCTGATTGAGAATACGCTTCACGGCTACACAATTGCGTGGTCGGTGGTGGGCATGGGCATTAACGTCAACCAGATCGACTTCAGCTATCCAACGGCAACATCGCTTCAGCAGCAGGCTCCCCTGCCCAACGGCTACGATCTGCCGGGACTGCTCAGTTCTTACTGTGAATACATCGAACAGCGCTATCTGCAACTCCGGTCGGGGCAGCGCGACGTTATGAAAGCCGACTATTTGCGATTGCTTTACCGGTTTCAGGAAGCGCACCGGTTCGAGAGTGCCGGGCGCGTATTTACTGGAATTATTGAAGGTATTGATCCCGCCGGGCGTCTTGCCATTGCCGAAGGCGGGCAAATCCGGCATTTTGGCTTCAAAGAAGTAGCCTTTCTGTAG
- the pafA gene encoding alkaline phosphatase PafA, with amino-acid sequence MRLINSAFLFLLTTLLAVAQPKPARVPKPATPLNRPKLVVGIVVDQMRYDYLYRYYDKFTTDGFRRLMDGGFNARNNHYHYAATYTGPGHAAIYTGSAPALNGIVGNDFYDRNLGRMVYCAEDTTVTTLGNTGTAGKMSPRNMLVTTIGDQLKLATDGRAKVVGVALKDRGAILPAGHAANGAYWFDSKDGNFISSTFYGKELPAWVQAFNARKLPEQFINQKWEPTLPLNQYTESTSDNEAYEGTLIGETKPVFPHEFVVQAGGPKYEVLRTSPYGDQITKEFALAALKGEKLGQNSVTDMLCVSFSSPDYIGHTFGTHAIETEDNYIRLDRQLADLFAQLDATVGKGQWLAFMSADHGAADAPGFSQQYRIPAAVKSYGEVNDAVKASLEKAYGPGQWVLAYFNQEVYLNHDLLAEKKIPMVDAYEVVKRALLKQRGVVNVLNLHNLNADALPEAQADLFRNVYFPNRSGDIYVLQQAGWFEGRAKGTTHGTSYAYDTHVPFLIYGWGVKPGQTFRRTHIYDIAPTVTALLGILEPSGCIGDPVGEAIK; translated from the coding sequence ATGCGCCTGATTAACTCTGCTTTTCTTTTCCTGCTGACGACACTCCTAGCGGTTGCCCAACCTAAACCGGCACGTGTGCCAAAGCCTGCTACGCCACTCAACCGGCCCAAACTGGTAGTCGGCATCGTGGTAGACCAGATGCGCTACGACTACCTCTACCGGTACTACGATAAATTCACGACCGACGGATTCCGCCGGTTAATGGATGGCGGCTTTAACGCCCGTAATAACCATTATCACTACGCTGCCACCTACACCGGCCCCGGCCATGCCGCCATCTATACCGGCTCTGCACCGGCGCTGAACGGTATCGTTGGCAACGATTTCTACGACCGCAACCTGGGCCGTATGGTCTACTGTGCCGAAGACACCACCGTAACGACGCTGGGAAATACGGGAACGGCTGGCAAAATGTCACCCCGCAATATGCTCGTTACAACCATCGGCGATCAGCTGAAACTCGCCACCGACGGGCGCGCTAAAGTTGTTGGTGTGGCGCTCAAGGACAGGGGGGCAATTCTGCCCGCCGGTCATGCTGCCAATGGGGCGTACTGGTTCGACTCGAAAGACGGCAATTTTATCAGCAGTACATTTTACGGGAAAGAGTTGCCGGCCTGGGTCCAGGCATTCAACGCCCGTAAGCTGCCCGAGCAGTTTATTAACCAGAAGTGGGAGCCTACCTTACCGCTGAATCAGTACACCGAGAGCACCAGTGACAACGAAGCGTATGAGGGAACGCTGATTGGTGAAACGAAGCCCGTTTTCCCGCACGAGTTTGTGGTGCAGGCGGGCGGTCCCAAATACGAAGTGTTGCGGACCAGCCCCTACGGCGACCAGATCACCAAGGAGTTTGCCCTGGCCGCGCTGAAAGGAGAAAAGCTGGGCCAGAACAGCGTAACGGATATGCTGTGCGTGAGCTTCTCGTCGCCCGATTACATTGGCCACACTTTTGGTACGCACGCTATCGAAACCGAAGACAACTACATCCGGCTTGACCGGCAACTAGCTGATCTGTTTGCGCAGCTCGACGCAACAGTTGGCAAGGGGCAATGGCTGGCGTTTATGTCGGCCGACCACGGCGCGGCCGATGCGCCGGGCTTTTCGCAGCAGTACCGCATCCCGGCGGCTGTTAAGAGCTACGGCGAGGTAAACGATGCGGTGAAGGCGTCGCTCGAAAAAGCCTACGGGCCGGGGCAGTGGGTGCTGGCTTATTTCAATCAGGAGGTATACCTCAACCACGATCTGCTGGCCGAGAAGAAAATTCCTATGGTAGATGCTTACGAGGTGGTGAAACGGGCGTTGCTGAAACAGCGGGGCGTGGTTAATGTACTGAACCTGCACAATCTGAATGCCGATGCCCTGCCCGAAGCCCAGGCCGATCTGTTCCGGAATGTGTATTTCCCTAACCGTAGTGGCGATATCTATGTGCTGCAACAGGCTGGCTGGTTCGAGGGCCGTGCCAAAGGCACTACCCACGGCACCAGTTATGCCTATGATACCCACGTCCCGTTTCTCATCTACGGCTGGGGGGTGAAGCCCGGCCAGACTTTCCGGCGGACGCATATTTATGATATAGCCCCAACCGTTACGGCATTGCTGGGCATTCTCGAACCAAGCGGGTGCATTGGCGATCCCGTGGGCGAGGCTATCAAGTAA
- a CDS encoding sterol desaturase family protein: MIHLNTPASFLLTALIIFSAIFGRYVLFSWSFWWLFKVSMKDQFAHRAVQMRPRKPGQDRREIGWSLLTSLIFTAIAIAILLAHQAGYTLIYTDVSEYPLLWYPASIAIVLFIHETYYYWLHRWMHKPGVYKLVHQTHHDSITTSPWTSFSFHPIESTLQAIVIPVLTFVIPLHISAVGLILLIMTVSSAINHLNTEVYPRDFNRHWLGRWLIGATHHSLHHTQFRFNYGLYFTFWDKWMNTESPDFHRLFGEKTRKPTDVPADTLPKELSHH, encoded by the coding sequence ATGATTCATCTCAATACCCCGGCTTCGTTTCTGCTGACGGCGCTGATTATATTTTCGGCCATTTTTGGTCGCTACGTTCTGTTCTCCTGGAGCTTCTGGTGGTTATTTAAGGTTTCCATGAAAGACCAGTTTGCGCACCGGGCCGTACAGATGCGCCCCCGCAAACCCGGCCAGGACCGGCGGGAAATCGGCTGGTCACTGCTGACATCGCTGATTTTCACGGCTATAGCCATCGCCATTCTACTGGCACATCAGGCCGGTTATACCCTGATTTATACTGATGTCAGCGAATACCCCCTACTGTGGTATCCGGCCAGTATTGCCATTGTGCTGTTCATTCACGAAACGTATTACTATTGGCTTCACCGCTGGATGCACAAACCGGGCGTTTATAAACTCGTCCACCAAACTCACCACGACAGCATTACCACCTCGCCCTGGACATCGTTCTCGTTCCATCCTATCGAGAGTACCCTGCAGGCTATCGTCATCCCGGTGCTGACGTTTGTGATACCGCTTCATATCTCGGCCGTCGGCCTGATTTTGCTCATCATGACTGTATCGAGCGCAATTAATCACCTCAACACCGAGGTATACCCGCGCGATTTTAACCGCCACTGGCTGGGCCGCTGGCTCATTGGCGCTACGCACCATAGCCTGCACCATACGCAGTTCCGGTTCAACTACGGTCTGTACTTTACGTTCTGGGATAAATGGATGAATACCGAAAGCCCCGACTTTCACCGGCTGTTCGGGGAGAAAACGCGTAAACCAACCGACGTACCCGCCGATACGCTGCCGAAGGAACTATCTCACCACTGA